The Candidatus Eisenbacteria bacterium DNA segment GGAGACGGTGAGGGACGGTTTGCCGGTTACACTGGATGTGATCAATACGCAGGGACAGCGGATCCGGCGATTGGCCTCAAAACTCTCATTGGACCGGGGAATTCACACCTTTGATTGGGATACGCGGAATGATCACGGCCGTGTTGCGCCCGCCGGCATCTATTTTCTGCGTCTCACGGCGGCCGGGGAAACTCTAACCTCCGAAAAGGCGGTATTGGTGCGGTAATTTTAGCTTCGCCCGGTCTATACAGGCGCTTCTGGTTTTGGGATCGAATGATTCCGCCGGAGAGCTGTTACCAATATTTCTCCACATGGTACTGCCCCGGCTGTTTTTTCGTGTTCTCCACGAAGCGGTCCGCCTGAAGGACTTTCTCCATCGCCGCGATCATCGCGGGATTTCCGCAAAGGAAAACGTGGGTATGGTTCGGCTTCGGTGAAAAGCCCCAGTATTTTTTTATCAAGCGCTCCGTCCAAACATCCTGAACATAACCGGAGGCCCCTTTCCACGGGGCGGGCTCGTCGGCGACACGGCTGATGATGGGGATATAGGTCAGAAAAGGGCTGATTTGTTGAAGAGCCTCCAGCTCGGAACGATACCCCAAATCCCAGGAGTGCCTGGCGCCGTGGATCACGGCCATTTGCTGCCCTGTATTTTCAGACAAATAGGTGCGAACCATACTCATATAGGGCGCCAATCCGGTGCCCGTGGCGACCATCACAATATGCGCGTCGGTTGGAATCTTTTCCAATGTGAAATTCCCGAGCATCTTCTCTGAGAGCCACAGACGATCGCCTATATTTAAGTTAAAGAGCCGCGGTGTCAACGCGCCGGAGCGGACCAGGGCGATATAGAATTCGAGATACTCGCCCGGTCTGGAAGACGAGGCGATGGAATAGGCACGCGGGATAACCTTATCCGGCGGAAGCTCCGGCTCGTCAGCGTCGGATCCTTCACATCTGGGTGCGGAGCCCGGCAATCCCAGAACGGCATACTGCCCGGGTTTGAATGGGCCCAGCTCCCATCCATCCGGCGCGACACGGATAACAATCAGCCCCGGGGCAACTTCGATCTTTTGGCTCAGGACGGCATTAATTTCCCTTGTGGCCATGGTTTCCTCTCCTCACTAAAATACCCGATCCCGCCATTCCTTCATATATTTTCTATGGCTTCAGCGAGACATTCCATCTCATCCTATCCCGTGACCGATCAAGCCTCCACCCAGCCTCGATCCGGATATGTGAAAGGAACCCGGGGAAACCAAGAAAGCGTTGAATCCCCAATCCGACATCGAATCTATAATCCCCCGACTCGGGTCCCTGCAAGGATTCAAGGCTGCTCCATGGTTTATCCCCCCAAACCGCGCCCGCATCAGCAAAAATCACCGGCTGTAGACGAAGATTTTTCAGTATCGGTATTCTCAGATGGTACAGTGGATCGATGCCAAAAACATAATCGAGCCGCAGCAGGGAAACACCGGCCCCCGTATCGAATCGTGGTGGGTAGGCGCGCAGGCTCTGCTCCCCACCCAAATCCATGAGCTCCTGCACCGGCGGATGGCCGCCGACCGCCCCGGCCCAAAACTCGGTGAACAGCTCCCCGCGAAGAGGCGCCTTGAAAGAGGTGCGCCCCTCGATACCGGCGGTGTAAAACTCCCGGTCCCCTTCCAGTGTCCCGCCCCAAAGACCGACGCGAGCCCAGAGCCCGGCTCTTGTTCCCGTTTGCAGATCGAATCGCCCCCTGATCGACGCATCCAAAATGACGCCGTTCAATTCAACCGCGTCGGCGGATGGATTAAGTTTCATATTATCATCATCGAGTTCGAAGAGAGCTCCCGAGACGGCCTTCAGCGACCGATCCTCGCGATGAACCAGGCAGATTCCGCCGTTCGCGCCCTTCTCCCCGCGCAAGAGGAGGCCTCCGGCGATTTCCCGGCGCTCCAGATAGCTCTGATGATCCAAACCCATGAGGCCGCCCAAAGGCGTCGTCCCGTAGGGGCGGTTCGATCCAAAGGGTACCGGCTGATCACTCCACCCGGTTATGAATCCCCACCCGGGACTTTGCAGCAGCTCCAGGGAGCCGGCCTGCGGACTCCCCGGGCCGCCCCGCCCTCCGCCGGTCAATCTTGTTTCCGGACTCTTTAACAATCCCCTGACATTTTCTTCGCTGAAGACGACCCCGGCCAGCCCGAAACCCTCCCAGCGGCCCGCCTCAAGCCCGCGGCGGAGAACACCGCAGAGGTGAATATCAGGTTCCTTCTTGGTTGAAAGACTCAGTTTGAAACCCGGGGTCGCGCCATCCACCTTTGAAAAACCGAAGACCGGTTGGATATCAAAAGAAAGGGTGGAAGCGCCGTCGCGACCCTTGGCCGTTGTGGAATCCGAGGCATCAGGAATCCAAGCGATCTCACCGGGCTTGACCCACTCCTCGGGCGCGGATTCATTCCACGGGATCAGCGAATCCGGCTCGCTTCGCAGGCTGTCCAGCAAGGCTTCCCATGTTTTGGCCGGATCGGCATCCCCCGGTGGATCGATGAGCTGCGCCGCCGCCGCTCCGGGCGGCAGGATCCCGGCTAAAAGGAAAAATAAGGCTTTCCACAAGACCGCTTTTTGAAAACCCTGCATTCCTTGGTGGGGGCCCTTCATCATTCGATCCTCTGACCGTGTCACCGGCATATCATCATCATTCCATTGGCCTTTTGTTGTCATGTCATCGCGCAAAGATAGAATCAGGAATCCCGGCATTTAGTTGAATCTCTTCATGCCGGATATCCACCACCACCAGTTCCGGAGTGGAAACAAAGGGGATATCGCGAAGACGAATACTGATAATGATTCGATCCGGCAACCAGACCTCCTCATGCTTGCGTCGTGTCATAACAACCCGATCCACACTCTTTAAGAACAACGGAAAGGGAACATTGCGCGTCCACCGGAATTCTCCATGCACAATCTGGTAATCGCGCGTGTCAACAAGAAACCAGCCTTCCGGGAGAGGTTCAAATTCACTACGGGGCGTAAATTCGATCTTGTAGATGACACGATCAGAAAATATTTTCCGGTCCAAAATCTTAAATGAATAATCATCGAGAGCCTTAAAGAAAAATGGAAGGTCCACGAGGTGTCCTGTCGAGGTCTTCACCTCGACGCCAACATTCACCTCTTCATTGTCGGATTTGCTATCCCACTCGCGGCTTCCGAGTTCAACAATAAACTCCTCATTGGGTGACCGCAAATAGACTTTCTCGACGTTTTCCTCTACCTCCCGCCGCGTGGTGGTGTCCTCCGGATCGCCATAAAGCGCAACAACACGGCTTCGGCGGATGAAGGTCACGTCATCAACGAGTTCCTTGCGCTTGCTTTCGCCATCGATGCACCATCCCAAAATTTCCTTGAGGGTGGGGCGCTCCGCGCTGGACGGCACCCAATTTTTCAGAAGGTACTGGGGAAGACGGACCGTGTCCTCACGCGCCAGCCACCGGCCCCATCGCTGTGCAAGCGAATCATCAACGGCCTTGCCCAGCGTCGCATCCGGGGACCCGGCGACAAGGTCGCGGCCGCCCAGTTTCGAATTGTCCGGGAGAAGCAACAGGCCCAGCAAGAGAACAGACGGCACTAGAACACAATGCCAACCCTTGCGAAGACGAGGTTTATTCCGCAATCGAGGGTCCTCCGTTTAATTGTCAGGCAAGACCAGGTCCCTCGCCTTCAAGCACCTCCAGGAATAGGGTTCGCTCCTCGGCTTCGTGTCTTCTGAATGTCGCAAAAAGCCGCGTCATCCGGTCATAGAGCCCTGTTTGACTGCACTGCGTCAGCTCCGCCAAGGATGCCGTGATACCGTGGAGCTCACCAAGGGCTTTCAACAGCTCCGCGTGTTGAGAGAGCAGCGATTCCACCTTGTGAGTACAATGGGGCGCGGCCTCAATGATTTCACGGTGAAGGCCCTCCGTCTCTTCGATCCGAAAATGAGCCTCCATATCCGGGATCAGTTGATTGAGTTTTTCCAGCAACTCCCCGGCCTTTCTTCCCATCTCCTCGCGCGTGGCCCTAACCTGTGCCGCCTTTTCCTCAATCTCAGCCCACTGCTTTCGGAGATTCTGATGTTCTTCCAGGGTTCTCCGAATCATTGCCTTGTCATTTTTTTTCAACATAGGCGCCTCATTTCCCGTCGACTGGATCCCTATCTATTATTCTCTCTAATTAACCGAGAGGAGAAGTCGCGCCGAGACCTACTCGGATCCCCTCAAGTGGACCCCTTCCCATCGAATCCCCGGGGGAATCTTCGACCTCTCCCTGGGACCTTACCAGCTATTAGCGACCGGCACGAACAGAGACCGCCGGGAGGCGGATGATTCCTGGTCTGGAAGCCTAACAGACGCCGCCACTCCCTGTTACGAAATGTAAGGTTCTTTGGTTCCCTCCTGATCTTATGCGATTTCCCATCTCTATCCCGCCCCGGGATCTCATCCCCCTGGCCCCGGAACCGCCGATGTGTGTGACACAATGCGGCGACACAAATACCAAAGAGCGATCTTCCCCTTGTCACTGTCAGGCATGGAAACAGGTTATCGTTAAATACCCTGATTGAATTCGCCACAGACTTAATATTAAAGCTGCCGCTTATCCAGGCTGGATCGGCCTGAAAAACCAACGAGAAGGGGCTTGACAAATTTCGATCAGGGTGATATAATATATTTCAGTTTGATAGGAAGTTAGTCAAGGGGTCCACGCGGATTTGTGTGGACCCTTGTACATTTATCTTTCACTGTAGATGGTTGTTGGCGGAAGCGCTCCTGCCCCGATTGCTGTTCGAGCGGCCAATCTGTTTCCTCACCCTGCCTTCTCTGGCATAATTTTTACCGCCTCCTTTACCGCCTTGGAAATTTGGGTCAAATATTCTCATCTTGCAAAATCGAGAAAACAGAGTAGGATAAAGGAATTGAGAGTCGAGACAGGTTCTAGTTCCGTCTGCACGACAGCCCATGCAGGACACCATCTTCGGGCCGTGATCGATGGAGGGCATTCATGAGTACAAAAGCTCAAAAGAAAGACACTGGTGTCTGGTATAAGGATGGACTGCAGTTCACCTGCACACGATGTGGAAAGTGCTGCCAGGACAGGGAAGACCCCACCTTTGTTTTTCTGGAAGAGGATGATATTCAGAGATTGTCCGAATGCATGAATATTTCTCCAAAGCAGGTCCTGCAGCGATATTGTCAGTGGAGTGGCGAAGATGGCTACACCCTCAAGCGCAAACCCGGATCTTGCATTTTCTTTGATGAGTGCATCGGATGCCGGGTTTATCCCGCCCGCCCGTTGCAGTGCCGAACATGGCCTTTTTGGCCTTGGAATATGCGGCAAGAAAATTGGAACGATGCCGTAAAGTTCTGCCCCGGATGTAATAAGGGTGAAAAACACAACGCCCGAGAGATAGAGACCACAGCTAAAATGATGCTTGGCCGCCGGGGTGAAGGGTCGCTCTGGCCCGGGGAAATCTCCTTACCGAAGTAGCCCGATTCCCCACTGAATTTCACTTCACCAAAACCAGCTGTTTGGTGACCGTTATCCCTGCGCCCTCAAAGCGAAGAAAATAGACACCGGCGGCGAGATGCGCCGCGCCCCAGTACTCTTTATACCGCCCGGCCTCGAAAAATTGTTCAACCAATGTCTCTATCCGCCTTCCTCTGATATCATAGACATCCAATCGCAGCGGTCCGGCGACTTTTACATCATATACAATCGTCGTGCTCCCGTAGAAGGGATTGGGACTTATGCGGCATTCGGCCACGCTCCCCGGCGCTCCGGGAGCCGATGCGGCGCCACCGCTAAAGGGCAGAAGGATGGAGGAGAACTCAAACGGCTCCTGAAGGATGCTGCTGCAGTTCGGAGAGACATAGGGTATCTCTCCCCCGGAACATGGGCCGTCCCTGTTGAGGGACCAGAAGGAAAGCATTCCGATATGCTGCGCCTGTGCAAAAGCCAGGAGTTCTTCGGCATCCTCCGGGTAAAACACCTCGGTTGTGACATCATTAAGACCGATCATCGGTGTGACGCCTATCATATGCCACAATTCCTCATCCGGTCTTGGGAACCCTGCATCGTTGTAGAGGCCTTGCAGCTGATAGAAGAGACTCGTTGCCGACTCTATTGCATACTCTCCCATTTGCCCGTTGGGATTCGGGGCGGGAACATCACCATAATTCATGGTCATGATATTGACTCCCGCAATCTCGACACCGTAATGGAGAGCTGATTCCAAGAGGTTCAATGCGTCAGGAAGCAGCCCCGTGGGCAACACCGGCAAAGTGAACCAAACGGAAAGCTCTCTCCCGCCGCCGGCGGCATACTCCTGAAGAGCGGCAATCGCTTGTGAGCGGCGCTCAACCGAGGGTTCATCGCCGATCCAAGTCCCTTCAATGTCGAAATCAATGCGCGTTAAATTGTAAGCGTCAATGACCTGCTGGTAGGCCTGCCGGAGGTCTTCGGAATTGCCGCAGGACAGGCCCAGTTCCGTATTGGCCGCTCCGCCGAATGAGACGACCACATCGCCGCCACGGTCGCGGATCGCACCGATCTCGGTTTGAAGATATCCGGCATCGACCGGATAGTAGGTGCCCCATGAGGGGGTGCAATCATCCGGCGCCGCCGCCACAACAAATCCCAGATTAAAGTACTTAATTCCAATCTCGTCGATGGCATTGATAAAATCAAAAGTCGGCCAGATGACGGCATCCACATAGGGGGAAAAGAGATGATGCGGCCATGAGACGGCGCTTAAAGGCTGAGGGCTGGCCGGGGAAGGGGAAGTCCACAAGCCCAAAGGAAGGCAAAGCCAAAGATTCAGGATGATGGTGTTTTTTGACATTCGCTCTTCTCCCTCCCACATTCCAAGGCTTATTGAAATTACAGTTTACGATATAATTCCTGATTTGACCAGCCCAAGAGGTTTATCATTGAACTCTCAAAATCGCAGGGTCATAATTTGTGCGGAAGGGGGAACGCTTATGAATCTCGTGAACGTGACCTGGGAAACCGAAGGCACCTTTTTCAGATGCCTGCATGACGAAAAGCCGGATGATCCCCGCGCTATCACGCTCCGGCGTCAATGGTTCGAGGCCCATAGAGACAGGGGTTTGCGGGCGAGGGTACTGATACTCGACTCAGGTGAAGTCGCCGGGTTATGCCAATATATGCCGATCGAAGCGACACATATGATCGGCAGGGATCTCTTCGCGATACTCTGTATATGGGTTCACGGATATGAACATCATATCGGTAACCGCCAGGGAAATGGATATGGGCGTTTCATTCTTAACGAGATTGAAAAGGATGCTTATACATCAGGGGCGGCCGGTGTCGCCGCCTGGGGCATGGATTTCCCCTATTGGAATCCCGTCTCGTTCTATGAGCATATGGGTTATTCACGCGTCGACAAAGATGGCATGGCCGTCCTTGTGTGGAAATCCTTTTCACCCAACGCGGTGCCACCGCAGTTTCTCAAAGAAATCGGCCAACCCCCGTCCGCTTATGACAAAGTCAACGTAACTGTCTTTTTTAACGCATGGTGTCTCGGCGCCTGTTCACAATGCCTGTCGGCCAGAGATGCCGTCGAAGGACTGGCGGATCTCGTGAATTATATCGAGATGGACACGTCGGATCCGGAAGTGCTGCATGCGTGGGGAATCTCAAACGGGATTTATATTGAGGGCAAACCCCATCGCCCCTATGAACCGCCCCTTACGAGCGAAGCCTTGCGGGATGACATTCTAAAGATTCATCTGGCGAAGAGGGGCGGTCGCTAAGGGCGGTCACCGAGCCAGGGCCGGGAAAGGCGGCCGAAGACGGCGCCCCATGGGTCTCGTTGACCGACCCGGAATACTACCCTAGACTGCTCCTCAGTCATTCCTCAAATATCTGAGGCGGCCAAATCAACCAGCGAGCAGGGAATAATGCGTAACTCGATACATATCACTATCCTACTCATCATCGCGCTGTGCCTTTTCTCTACAGAGGCGGGATCGCAGGAGAACGGAGCCGTTACCCCCGGAGATCCTTTTGCGGGCGAGGCGCCGCAAGAGACCGTCATCGAACCGGCGCCGACACCCTTCGCCGGACCCGGCGGGGGACTGGAGTCGGCCATCTCCTCTCAGACCTATCGCGTGGGACCGGGCGACCGTTTCACCATCAATATCTGGGGTCCTGAACCGACCGTTTATCATCTCCAGATCACGCTCGAAGGGAAGATCCTCATCCCGAAGGTGGGGGAACTTAATGTCAATGGACGACCATTGAGCGAGGCGCAGGCGCTGATAACAAATTTACTGCACAAGCATTTCCGTCAGGCTGATATTGACGTCTCACTAACCGGTCTTCGCCAATTCCAGGTCCATGTCCTCGGACAGGTCGCGCGCCCCGGCACTTATCTGGCCTCAGCCGTGGACCGGGTTTCCGCCGCCGTCAACTGGGCGGCCGGATTTGCGAAAAATGCAAGCCAGCGGAAAATTTTCGTGATGAACAGCGACTCGATCAGGGCGAAAGTCGACCTTTTTGCATTTTTCCAGCAGGGCGACCCTCAGTTCAACCCCTGTCTGCGTGACGGCGATATTGTTTATGTCCCCTTCTCCACCGGCCGGTTTACTGTTATGGGTTCGGTAAACAACCCCGGCGCGGTCGAGTTTCTCGAAAAGGATCTTTTCAGCACCGCTTTGCACTATGCCGGCGGTTTCACATCTGAAGCCTTCCTCGATACGATTGAAATCGCTCGATATCAAACGGCGACCGGGGAACCTGAGCGCTATTTTGCTTTGGCCGACGGGCGGATCGTCGCCGCCACCGAGCAGCATCACAGTGCCATGCCGAAGGTATTAGGCGCCTTCACCATCAACAATGCGATGCTTGAGACTGGCGCGCATCCCAAATACCCTGAATTTGAACTTCAATCGGATGACATAATTTTCGTCCGCTCTGTTCCCGAATATAGATTGAAACGCCTGGTGGAAGTCACCGGCGAGGTCGTGTATCCGGGCTTTTATGCCATCGATGAAGGTGAAACGCGCGTTTCGGATGTCATCGCAAGGGCCGGTGGATTGACATCCGACGCCTTTCTCTTTGAAGCGCAGCTCATTCGGCGCGAAGCGGTTCGCCTTGAAGATAAAGAGTTTGAGCGTCTCAAAGATGTCCCGCGATCCGACATGACCGATGATGAGTATGAATATTATAAATTGAAGTCGCGGGAAAACCCGGGATTGATGTTTGTTGATTTCCACAAAGTTCTAGCCGAAGGCGACAGCAAGCAGGATCTTCTGCTGCAGCGCGGTGACTATATTAATATCCCCACTAGAAAAAACTTCATCAGTGTTCTCGGCATGG contains these protein-coding regions:
- a CDS encoding ferredoxin--NADP reductase, translating into MATREINAVLSQKIEVAPGLIVIRVAPDGWELGPFKPGQYAVLGLPGSAPRCEGSDADEPELPPDKVIPRAYSIASSSRPGEYLEFYIALVRSGALTPRLFNLNIGDRLWLSEKMLGNFTLEKIPTDAHIVMVATGTGLAPYMSMVRTYLSENTGQQMAVIHGARHSWDLGYRSELEALQQISPFLTYIPIISRVADEPAPWKGASGYVQDVWTERLIKKYWGFSPKPNHTHVFLCGNPAMIAAMEKVLQADRFVENTKKQPGQYHVEKYW
- a CDS encoding hemerythrin domain-containing protein — encoded protein: MLKKNDKAMIRRTLEEHQNLRKQWAEIEEKAAQVRATREEMGRKAGELLEKLNQLIPDMEAHFRIEETEGLHREIIEAAPHCTHKVESLLSQHAELLKALGELHGITASLAELTQCSQTGLYDRMTRLFATFRRHEAEERTLFLEVLEGEGPGLA
- a CDS encoding SLBB domain-containing protein, yielding MRNSIHITILLIIALCLFSTEAGSQENGAVTPGDPFAGEAPQETVIEPAPTPFAGPGGGLESAISSQTYRVGPGDRFTINIWGPEPTVYHLQITLEGKILIPKVGELNVNGRPLSEAQALITNLLHKHFRQADIDVSLTGLRQFQVHVLGQVARPGTYLASAVDRVSAAVNWAAGFAKNASQRKIFVMNSDSIRAKVDLFAFFQQGDPQFNPCLRDGDIVYVPFSTGRFTVMGSVNNPGAVEFLEKDLFSTALHYAGGFTSEAFLDTIEIARYQTATGEPERYFALADGRIVAATEQHHSAMPKVLGAFTINNAMLETGAHPKYPEFELQSDDIIFVRSVPEYRLKRLVEVTGEVVYPGFYAIDEGETRVSDVIARAGGLTSDAFLFEAQLIRREAVRLEDKEFERLKDVPRSDMTDDEYEYYKLKSRENPGLMFVDFHKVLAEGDSKQDLLLQRGDYINIPTRKNFISVLGMVRSPGNIIFDKDLKPADYIKRVGGYAENADTGRARVIKAGSGEWISLKSAKRVEPGDTIWIPEKRDRNYWVTFKEALTVTTQIIAFYLIIDQAISK
- a CDS encoding GNAT family N-acetyltransferase; amino-acid sequence: MNLVNVTWETEGTFFRCLHDEKPDDPRAITLRRQWFEAHRDRGLRARVLILDSGEVAGLCQYMPIEATHMIGRDLFAILCIWVHGYEHHIGNRQGNGYGRFILNEIEKDAYTSGAAGVAAWGMDFPYWNPVSFYEHMGYSRVDKDGMAVLVWKSFSPNAVPPQFLKEIGQPPSAYDKVNVTVFFNAWCLGACSQCLSARDAVEGLADLVNYIEMDTSDPEVLHAWGISNGIYIEGKPHRPYEPPLTSEALRDDILKIHLAKRGGR
- a CDS encoding T9SS type A sorting domain-containing protein — encoded protein: MSKNTIILNLWLCLPLGLWTSPSPASPQPLSAVSWPHHLFSPYVDAVIWPTFDFINAIDEIGIKYFNLGFVVAAAPDDCTPSWGTYYPVDAGYLQTEIGAIRDRGGDVVVSFGGAANTELGLSCGNSEDLRQAYQQVIDAYNLTRIDFDIEGTWIGDEPSVERRSQAIAALQEYAAGGGRELSVWFTLPVLPTGLLPDALNLLESALHYGVEIAGVNIMTMNYGDVPAPNPNGQMGEYAIESATSLFYQLQGLYNDAGFPRPDEELWHMIGVTPMIGLNDVTTEVFYPEDAEELLAFAQAQHIGMLSFWSLNRDGPCSGGEIPYVSPNCSSILQEPFEFSSILLPFSGGAASAPGAPGSVAECRISPNPFYGSTTIVYDVKVAGPLRLDVYDIRGRRIETLVEQFFEAGRYKEYWGAAHLAAGVYFLRFEGAGITVTKQLVLVK
- a CDS encoding YkgJ family cysteine cluster protein — protein: MSTKAQKKDTGVWYKDGLQFTCTRCGKCCQDREDPTFVFLEEDDIQRLSECMNISPKQVLQRYCQWSGEDGYTLKRKPGSCIFFDECIGCRVYPARPLQCRTWPFWPWNMRQENWNDAVKFCPGCNKGEKHNAREIETTAKMMLGRRGEGSLWPGEISLPK